From Prunus dulcis unplaced genomic scaffold, ALMONDv2, whole genome shotgun sequence, one genomic window encodes:
- the LOC117613272 gene encoding uncharacterized protein LOC117613272: MRLGGESEPTRQHYWSQMGEKNRYNAVGVKDEEAYLDSGFSRSDWNPKITVGQIFSSKKTLLTELRLTALRGHFEFKVQFSCTKRLLVVCCQRPCPWQVRASRIGEYSFMIVRCTTVHECDLRFVSDKHRQATAALVATSLKRKLKDCRTIYTPSDIMRDVKHNFGCTIHYSKAWKARELALLSIRGSTEEAYYILPAYCYELERMNPGTKTDIRTDENNHFVYLFMAVGACIRGFRSSMRPDIAVDATHLKSKYKGVMFVANAFDGNRNIYPLAFGIGDLETDASWHWFFTKLHEAIGECPNLVIISDRNVSIENVWNKIFPTAQHGICFYHMKGNMKRTFKLKKRDHILMHFEKATKSYSIAEFDCHFRKIKRKEHVAQYLEEAGLHKWSRAHMDGRRYNVMTKNFAESINSVLRFARMLPVVHLIGEIVNLLVKWFTERRELAFNCTTTLCPNFGEKKLRNRLEDAARMNVVKVNNAQYNVLDGNMDGLVDLTNNSCSCRKFQLEQLPCKHVVAVCRFLKVSVYAKASRYYTRKTWMDAYSYSIYPVQPHGMWDTPEDVRSRVVLPPMARVMPGR, from the coding sequence ATGCGTTTAGGAGGAGAATCTGAACCCACTCGTCAACATTATTGGAGTcaaatgggtgaaaaaaaTCGGTATAATGCAGTCGGtgtaaaagatgaagaagcatATTTGGACAGCGGGTTTTCACGAAGCGATTGGAATCCGAAAATTACAGTTGGGcaaattttctctagtaaGAAAACATTGTTGACGGAGTTACGGTTGACGGCATTAAGAGGCCACTTTGAATTTAAGGTGCAATTCTCTTGCACTAAGaggttgcttgtggtttgttGTCAACGTCCATGCCCATGGCAGGTCCGAGCATCGAGAATTGGAGAATACAGCTTCATGATTGTGAGGTGTACAACTGTCCATGAATGTGATTTGAGGTTTGTAAGTGACAAGCATCGTCAAGCAACCGCAGCACTTGTAGCCACTTCACTTAAAAGGAAGTTGAAGGATTGTCGGACAATATACACACCAAGTGACATTATGAGAGATGTGAAACACAACTTTGGTTGCACCATCCATTATTCGAAAGCTTGGAAAGCAAGGGAGTTAGCTCTATTGTCCATTAGAGGATCAACGGAGGAGGcatattatatccttccagctTATTGCTATGAATTGGAGCGTATGAATCCCGGCACAAAAACTGACATCCGAACTGATGAGAACAATCactttgtgtatttatttatggcgGTTGGCGCATGTATTAGAGGGTTCCGTTCTTCCATGCGCCCAGATATAGCCGTGGATGCCACTCATTTAAAATCCAAGTACAAGGGTGTTATGTTTGTAGCAAATGCATTCGATGGTAATCGAAATATATATCCTCTTGCttttgggatcggggatttggAGACGGATGCATCATGGCATTGGTTTTTCACTAAACTTCATGAAGCCATTGGTGAGTGTCCCAATCTTGTTATTATTTCTGATCGCAATGTTAGCATAGAGAATGTGTGGAACAAAATTTTTCCAACTGCACAACATGGCATATGCTTTTATCATATGAAGGGGAACATGAAACGcactttcaagttgaaaaagcGTGATCACATACTTATGCACTTTGAGAAGGCTACGAAATCTTATTCCATTGCTGAATTTGATTGTCATTTTCGCAAGATCAAGCGAAAGGAACATGTTGCTCAATATCTTGAAGAGGCAGGGTTACATAAGTGGTCTAGAGCTCACATGGATGGACGCCGCTACAATGTAATGACAAAAAATTTTGCGGAGTCAATCAACTCAGTCCTTAGGTTTGCAAGAATGCTGCCAGTGGTTCATTTGATAGGGGAAATTGTTAATCTCCTTGTGAAATGGTTCACCGAACGTCGTGAGTTGGCTTTTAATTGCACAACAACATTGTGCCCCAATTTTGGAGAGAAGAAGTTGAGGAACAGGTTGGAGGATGCTGCAAGGATGAATGTGGTTAAAGTTAATAATGCACAATATAATGTTTTGGACGGTAATATGGACGGCCTCGTAGATTTGACGAACAACAGTTGTAGTTGTAGAAAGTTTCAGCTTGAGCAGCTACCTTGCAAGCATGTAGTTGCAGTTTGCCGCTTCTTGAAAGTAAGTGTATATGCAAAGGCTTCTCGGTATTACACTCGGAAAACCTGGATGGATGCTTATTCGTATAGCATCTACCCGGTACAACCTCACGGAATGTGGGATACTCCTGAAGATGTTCGAAGTCGAGTTGTGCTGCCTCCCATGGCAAGGGTCATGCCAGGCAGATGA
- the LOC117613269 gene encoding DNA repair protein XRCC3 homolog, producing the protein MTPQNLMLLPLSTPKLSIGCPILDHCLGGGIPCNSITELVGGSGSGKTQLCLQLTVRAQLPPSHGGLGGSSVYIFTEFSFPFRRLQQLGNLYHASYPNLIRLEPLEDIYVHGVHDAQELIHVLGDIEAFIAIDHTHLPVKLIVIDSIAALFRSQYQTTPADLKRRSEMFFNISGTLKGLANKFGLAVVVTNQVVDFIGPHHGVNGVRLGNLESLDTSGRRVSPALGLAWAHCINSRVFLARHEQSIEVDIRNAPSTSICSQTHRTFYLVFAPHLAYASAEFVIKKEGIVGVSQ; encoded by the coding sequence ATGacaccccaaaacctcatgcTCCTTCCTCTTTCAACCCCTAAATTATCCATTGGATGCCCAATACTAGATCACTGCTTGGGGGGTGGGATACCCTGCAACTCCATAACAGAATTAGTAGGGGGGAGTGGTTCTGGGAAGACGCAGCTTTGTCTCCAACTTACGGTACGAGCTCAGCTCCCACCCTCACATGGCGGACTAGGGGGCTCCTCCGTCTACATATTCACAGAATTCAGCTTCCCGTTTCGTCGATTGCAACAACTAGGCAACCTTTATCATGCATCATACCCCAACTTAATAAGGTTGGAGCCATTGGAAGACATATATGTTCATGGTGTTCATGATGCTCAAGAACTCATCCATGTCCTTGGAGACATAGAAGCATTTATTGCCATTGATCACACCCACCTACCTGTGAAACTCATTGTCATTGATTCCATTGCTGCATTGTTCCGATCACAGTATCAGACAACACCGGCAGATTTGAAACGGCGGTCTGAAATGTTCTTCAACATATCCGGGACATTGAAGGGTTTAGCAAATAAGTTTGGGTTGGCGGTGGTTGTCACCAACCAAGTGGTGGATTTTATTGGGCCACATCATGGAGTGAATGGGGTGAGGTTGGGAAACTTGGAGTCCCTGGACACATCAGGCAGACGGGTGAGTCCCGCTTTGGGACTGGCTTGGGCACATTGCATAAATTCAAGAGTGTTCTTGGCAAGACATGAGCAATCTATTGAGGTTGACATTCGTAATGCTCCTTCAACAAGTATATGTAGTCAAACACATAGGACATTTTACCTTGTATTTGCCCCACATCTGGCCTATGCATCGGCcgaatttgtaataaaaaaagaaggtatagTCGGAGTATCACAGTAA